A genomic window from Lotus japonicus ecotype B-129 chromosome 1, LjGifu_v1.2 includes:
- the LOC130727537 gene encoding transcription factor MYB3R-1-like — protein MEGERSTPAPSEGTVDGVQKIRALYGRTTGPTRRSTKGQWTPEEDEILRNAVHRFKGKNWKKIAECFKDRTDVQCLHRWQKVLNPELIKGPWSKEEDEIIVECVNKYGPKKWSTIAQHLPGRIGKQCRERWHNHLNPSINKEAWTQEEELALIHAHQIYGNRWAELTKFLPGRTDNAIKNHWNSSVKKKLDSYLASGLLTQLQTVPIAGNPNQPIASTSSRLQRSGDDSGPRGTEEEEASQCSQESANAGHFPYAGDMSIAVFENGEDYRPNEESNLGNPSQVSCSEPYYISLGDVSASLPDTACQEDYSAQMIEYTHEPRHITNGENQLSSHALPNISSLGFEHESSQVQNGCIVPSESHDMVNVPFHSSEHMFIPDDECCRILFSEAMGDYNKGENMIDSNGCASLHSPSSGPSSSGARLLYTAEANQLLGSEDQQFISEAHDNLIYANGLNSSPCIDRNRIDSAAMQETPGIENDTSSLVPVNSFCHGSDTIQTSNPRDEEPNGHAEQEEAGALCYEPPRFPSLDIPFLSCDLVQSGGDMQQEFSPLGIRQFMMSSMNCLTPFKLWDSPSRDDSPDALLRSAAKTFTATPSILKKRSRDLLSPLSDKRIDKKLEVDMTSTLIKNFSRLDVMFVDNETQHLLSPASVEKLNSGTSVEDDRENHREAIKVEQVEEKNESANLDDKKSEEDTDKSNSEDMTEQRPLDIDSKTTNNVNIVAVTMPQPSGILVDHDTNDQLLHSPRGGSKSERVQSSSARKQKNPCTKVNSPCIRAKEHERLSVAVTCVQSVCSSGPGESSGDHTANDGAFETYSIFAGTPFRKSLESPSAWKSPAAWKSPWFVNAFLSSPRPGTELTIEDFGYLLSPGDRSYDAIGLMKQVSEQTAVQYANAHEILENQTHKALLPRDASGNDRDEEQENNDPNNQPVERRILDFSECETPGDDKSKSSGVTFSSPSSYLLKGCR, from the exons ATGGAAGGTGAAAGGTCAACCCCTGCTCCATCGGAGGGAACCGTGGACGGTGTTCAGAAAATTAGAGCTCTATATGG GAGGACTACTGGGCCAACAAGACGGTCTACTAAAGGACAATGGACTCCTGAGGAG GATGAGATTTTGCGGAATGCTGTTCATCGTTTTAAAGggaagaattggaaaaaaatag CGGAGTGTTTCAAGGACAGAACTGATGTACAATGCCTGCATAGGTGGCAGAAGGTCTTAAATCCAGAACTTATCAAAGGTCCATGGTCTAAAGAG GAAGATGAAATAATTGTTGAATGTGTGAACAAATATGGGCCTAAAAAGTGGTCTACTATCGCACAACATTTACCTGGACGTATTGGGAAGCAATGTCGGGAAAG GTGGCATAATCATCTTAATCCTTCCATAAACAAGGAAGCATGGACGCAGGAAGAAGAGTTGGCTCTAATCCATGCTCATCAGATTTATGGGAATAGATGGGCAGAATTGACGAAGTTTTTGCCTGGAAG GACCGACAATGCTATAAAAAATCACTGGAACAGCTCTGTTAAAAAGAAGTTGGATTCTTACTTGGCGTCGGGCTTGCTCACTCAGTTACAAACTGTACCAATCGCTGGTAATCCGAATCAACCTATtgcttcaacctcttcaaggtTACAGCGTAGCGGAGATGATAGTGGTCCTAGGGGgactgaagaagaggaagcttcACAATGCAGCCAAGAATCAGCTAATGCTGGTCACTTTCCGTACGCCGGAGATATGAGCATTGCTGTTTTCGAAAATGGGGAGGACTACAGGCCAAATGAAGAATCTAATCTAGGCAATCCTAGTCAAGTATCGTGTTCAGAGCCATATTACATTTCTTTGGGTGATGTTTCTGCGTCCCTGCCAGACACAGCTTGCCAAGAGGATTACTCTGCTCAAATGATTGAGTACACACATGAACCTAGACATATCACAAATGGGGAAAACCAGCTTAGTTCACATGCCTTACCAAATATTTCCTCACTTGGCTTTGAGCATGAATCATCACAGGTGCAAAATGGTTGTATAGTTCCTAGTGAAAGTCATGACATGGTGAACGTTCCATTCCATTCTTCAGAGCACATGTTCATACCTGATGATGAATGTTGCAGAATCCTATTTTCTGAGGCAATGGGTGATTATAATAAAGGTGAAAACATGATTGACTCGAATGGTTGCGCTTCCCTTCATTCACCTTCATCAGGACCTTCTTCTTCTGGTGCTAGGTTGCTGTATACTGCAGAAGCGAATCAGTTGCTTGGGTCTGAGGATCAGCAGTTTATCTCCGAAGCACATGATAACTTAATTTATGCAAATGGCTTGAACAGCTCTCCTTGTATTGATAGAAATAGGATAGACAGTGCAGCAATGCAAGAGACACCAGGTATTGAGAATGATACTTCAAGTTTGGTCCCTGTAAATAGTTTTTGCCATGGATCAGATACTATTCAAACTTCAAATCCGAGAGATGAAGAGCCAAATGGGCACGCAGAACAGGAGGAAGCAGGTGCTCTGTGTTATGAACCTCCCCGTTTTCCAAGTTTGGACATTCCTTTCTTAAGCTGTGATCTTGTACAATCTGGGGGTGATATGCAGCAAGAATTTAGTCCCCTAGGTATCCGCCAGTTTATGATGTCTTCTATGAACTGTCTAACTCCTTTCAAATTGTGGGATTCACCTTCTCGCGATGATAGTCCAGATGCTTTGTTGAGAAGTGCTGCTAAAACTTTTACAGCTACACCATCTATATTGAAGAAACGAAGCCGGGACCTTTTGTCGCCATTATCTGATAAAAGAATTGACAAGAAACTTGAGGTTGACATGACATCTACCTTGATTAAAAACTTTTCCCGTTTGGATGTCATGTTTGTTGACAATGAAACTCAACACTTGCTTTCTCCAGCTTCAGTGGAAAAACTGAACTCTGGTACCTCTGTTGAAGATGACAGAGAAAATCACAGAGAAGCTATTAAAGTGGAACAAGTAGAGGAGAAAAATGAATCAGCAAATTTGGACGACAAAAAGTCAGAAGAAGATACTGATAAAAGTAATTCTGAGGATATGACTGAGCAGCGACCTCTTGATATTGATTCCAAGACAACAAATAATGTTAATATTGTTGCTGTGACT ATGCCGCAGCCTTCAGGAATTTTGGTGGACCATGATACTAATGACCAACTGCTGCATTCTCCTCGAGGTGGTTCAAAGTCAGAGAGGGTTCAAAGTTCAAGTGCCCGAAAACAGAAAAATCCATGCACAAAGGTTAACTCTCCATGTATTAGAGCAAAGGAGCACGAAAGACTTTCAGTTGCTGTCACTTGTGTGCAATCCGTCTGTTCATCAGGCCCAGGGGAGAGTTCGGGTGATCATACTGCAAATGATGGAGCCTTTGAAACGTATAGCAT ATTTGCTGGAACACCTTTTAGGAAAAGCCTTGAATCACCTTCGGCATGGAAATCTCCTGCGGCTTGGAAATCTCCTTGGTTCGTCAATGCTTTTTTGTCTAGCCCCAGGCCTGGCACTGAACTTACGATTGAG GATTTTGGGTATTTGTTGAGCCCAGGTGATAGAAGCTACGATGCAATCGGACTGATGAAACAGGTCAGTGAACAAACCGCAGTTCAATATGCCAATGCTCATGAGATTTTGGAAAACCAAACTCATAAGGCGTTGTTACCAAGAGATGCATCTGGAAATGACCGGGATGAGGAACAGGAAAACAATGATCCTAATAATCAGCCT GTGGAGCGTCGCATACTTGACTTCAGCGAATGTGAAACTCCGGGCGATGATAAGAGCAAATCCTCAGGTGTGACATTCTCTAGCCCTTCTTCGTATTTGTTGAAGGGTTGTAGATAA